The nucleotide window TTCTGAACTAAACTCTTGTTTCTCACCTGTACTCATTGAATATAAACCTGATGCCTGTAATTTATAACCCTTATCTACTGCAATCTGAGATAAAATATCAAAATGCTTTTGATTTCCAGTAGCAGCTGTTAATGTAGTAAAGAATTCATATTCAGAAATAAAAGTTACATCAATAGCAACACCAAATTTGCTCATCAATATAAGCTTTTCATTAGATTCAGTAATTACTTTATTTATTAAGGATAATTCTTTTATTATTTGACTAATCGATTGTGGATTATCAGTAGCTATTAATAAATCTATATCACTAATTAATTCAGATTTTCGCCGTAAACTCCCTACTACTTCTATCTTATTAACTTCATTAAATCTAGAAAAAATATCCAGTAATTCTTGAGCTAAAGTAGTCGCTAAGTCTAAATTAACCTTTCCATTCCGTTTTTCAGCTTTCTTAATAGCCTCTAAAATCTTAAATTCAGTCTTAGCACCAATTCCAGATAATTCTCTTAACTTACGATTTTCCGCTTCCTTTTTTAGTTTAGCCAGACTATCTATGGCTAATTCATCATAAAAAAGTTTTACCTTTTTAGGACCTAATCCAGGTAAATTTAATATCTCCAATAATCCTATTGGAATTTCCGATTTTAATTCCTCATATTTAGTAGCAGTTCCACTTTCCAAAATTTCATCAATAGTAATGGCTAAACCTTCACCAATTCCTTTAATTTCTTGCAATCTATCGCTATCTACTAATTCTCTAATGTTTTGATCTAAATTCTTAATTTCTTTGCTTACATCATAATAGGACTTAATATGAAAATAATTAGCACCTTTAAGTTTCAATAAATCTCCTATATCTTTTAACATCCAAGCAACCCTTAAATTATCCATTAATAATCACTTCACCTCTATCTACTTTAATTTATAAATTCCTGTAATTGTTCTTCAAAGACTGGAGTTAAAGCTAAAAACTTATCTGCAAAAATTGAAGTTTGAATTGAATCTTCAATAGTTGCAAAAGGCATACGATTAATTAAGATTAATAATATGTATACTACTAAAAAACCTTTAGCCAAACCTATAATAGATCCTCCAAGACCATCTAACATCGAAAGCAATAAAAGTCCAGTTAGTTTACTTAATAAGTAACCTATAATATTTATTACAGCGCTAAATGCAATAGTAATTAAAGCAAAAGAAATTACATCAG belongs to Selenihalanaerobacter shriftii and includes:
- the polX gene encoding DNA polymerase/3'-5' exonuclease PolX; its protein translation is MDNLRVAWMLKDIGDLLKLKGANYFHIKSYYDVSKEIKNLDQNIRELVDSDRLQEIKGIGEGLAITIDEILESGTATKYEELKSEIPIGLLEILNLPGLGPKKVKLFYDELAIDSLAKLKKEAENRKLRELSGIGAKTEFKILEAIKKAEKRNGKVNLDLATTLAQELLDIFSRFNEVNKIEVVGSLRRKSELISDIDLLIATDNPQSISQIIKELSLINKVITESNEKLILMSKFGVAIDVTFISEYEFFTTLTAATGNQKHFDILSQIAVDKGYKLQASGLYSMSTGEKQEFSSEKEVYEILDLPYIIPEIRTGDKEIELALSDELPEKLEVRDIKGDLHLHTHWSDGGNTIEEMVTACKELGYEYLAVCDHSKSLGVAGGLQIDELKKQIDEIDKINEVLNDFRVLKGCEVDILNDGQLDYDSKLLSELDIVVASIHSGFNNSKEEMTNRILRAMEHKEVNILGHPTGRLLGKRGPYAVDIEKVIEKAVETETILEINASPQRLDLSSEHLRLAKEAGAKIVINTDAHNTQQLDNIKFGVYNARKGWIEPKEVINTYSLTELLQLIR
- a CDS encoding CvpA family protein gives rise to the protein MSGINLLDFGIIVVLIISILRGYQIGLIRQVISIIALIIAFYIAATQYQLVSVYFTENVSLTKPIADVISFALITIAFSAVINIIGYLLSKLTGLLLLSMLDGLGGSIIGLAKGFLVVYILLILINRMPFATIEDSIQTSIFADKFLALTPVFEEQLQEFIN